Proteins from one Chitinophaga oryzae genomic window:
- a CDS encoding M20/M25/M40 family metallo-hydrolase: MRKRLLPMLLTCLLPAVTRAQQSDSLVLRQMADEILRNSTAYENLRVLTKTIGGRLAGSPQMVKAEQWGVKALKAAGADTVYLQECMVPHWVRGEKEEARIVSKLRDFVPPLNILALGNSVGTGKAGVTAPVVEVSSFEDLEAKKDQVKGKIVFYNYHFKPEFIKTFYSYGDAVKFRGQGASKAARYGAVAVIVRSMSHGANNFPHTGAMAYDPKYPKIPAVAIGLQDADRLSARLKRDNSAKVFLRTTCEMLEDVVGHNVIGEVRGSKTPDQYITVGGHLDSWDVCEGAHDDGAGCVQSIEVLRTFKALGIKPARTLRVVLFANEENGTRGAKKYAELAKERNEKHILALESDAGGFTPRGFTSTMEPEKKAKMISWKPLLEPYGLYDLEGEGGGTDVGQLHAALGTPMVELSPDSQRYFDIHHAANDVFEAVNKRELELGAFGMAGLIYLVDLYF; this comes from the coding sequence ATGAGAAAACGCCTTTTGCCAATGCTGTTGACCTGCCTGTTACCGGCAGTAACCAGGGCTCAGCAGTCAGACTCCCTCGTTTTAAGACAGATGGCCGACGAAATCCTGAGAAACAGCACTGCTTATGAAAACCTCCGCGTACTGACAAAGACCATCGGCGGCAGGCTGGCAGGCTCTCCTCAGATGGTAAAGGCCGAACAGTGGGGCGTAAAAGCCCTGAAAGCCGCCGGGGCAGATACGGTTTACCTGCAGGAATGTATGGTGCCGCACTGGGTACGGGGTGAAAAAGAAGAAGCCCGCATCGTCTCAAAGCTGCGTGATTTCGTGCCGCCATTAAATATCCTCGCCCTCGGCAATTCCGTAGGCACCGGCAAAGCCGGTGTTACGGCCCCTGTCGTGGAAGTGTCCTCTTTTGAAGACCTGGAAGCGAAAAAAGACCAGGTAAAGGGCAAGATCGTGTTTTATAATTACCACTTCAAACCGGAATTCATCAAGACTTTTTATTCTTATGGTGATGCCGTGAAGTTCAGAGGTCAGGGCGCCAGCAAGGCAGCCAGATACGGCGCTGTAGCGGTGATTGTACGCTCCATGTCCCATGGGGCCAATAATTTCCCGCATACCGGCGCAATGGCGTATGACCCGAAATATCCGAAAATACCGGCCGTAGCGATTGGCCTGCAGGATGCCGACCGCCTGAGCGCCCGGCTGAAAAGAGACAATTCCGCCAAAGTATTCCTCCGCACCACCTGCGAGATGCTGGAAGATGTTGTTGGTCATAACGTGATCGGCGAGGTCCGCGGCAGTAAAACCCCAGACCAGTACATCACGGTAGGCGGCCATCTCGATTCCTGGGATGTCTGCGAAGGCGCGCATGACGACGGCGCCGGCTGTGTGCAGTCCATCGAAGTGCTGCGCACTTTCAAGGCACTGGGCATCAAACCCGCCCGCACCCTGCGCGTAGTGCTGTTTGCCAACGAGGAAAACGGCACCCGTGGCGCTAAAAAATACGCGGAGCTGGCAAAGGAACGTAATGAAAAACACATACTGGCACTGGAAAGCGACGCCGGTGGCTTTACGCCAAGAGGCTTCACTTCCACCATGGAGCCGGAGAAAAAAGCGAAAATGATCAGCTGGAAGCCCCTGCTGGAGCCCTACGGACTGTATGACCTGGAAGGAGAAGGCGGCGGCACCGACGTTGGACAGCTGCACGCAGCACTGGGAACCCCCATGGTTGAACTTTCTCCTGACAGCCAGCGTTATTTTGATATTCATCACGCGGCCAACGATGTGTTTGAAGCAGTGAATAAACGCGAACTGGAACTGGGCGCCTTTGGTATGGCCGGTCTGATTTATCTCGTGGATCTTTACTTTTGA
- the upp gene encoding uracil phosphoribosyltransferase produces the protein MIINLSETNSLVGEWLSEIRNVEVQQDRMRFRRNMERLGEVAAYEISKTLDYVEKEVTTPMGIANCRVLKTQPVLATILRAGLALHQGLLHYFDKADHAFISAYRKHNHDGSFDISLEYVSSPSIEGQVLILSDPMLATGSSLVKTIEHLEEIGKPSHIHLVVAIACTVGIEYVLRNTKANITIWAGDIDDELTAKGYIVPGLGDAGDLAFGNKLQQ, from the coding sequence ATGATAATCAATTTAAGTGAAACAAATTCGCTGGTAGGTGAATGGCTAAGCGAGATCCGGAATGTGGAAGTACAGCAGGACCGTATGCGCTTCCGGCGTAATATGGAAAGGCTGGGGGAAGTAGCCGCCTACGAAATCAGCAAAACACTGGATTATGTGGAGAAAGAAGTGACCACGCCTATGGGTATCGCCAATTGCCGGGTGCTGAAAACACAGCCGGTGCTGGCTACTATTCTGCGGGCAGGGCTGGCGCTCCATCAGGGTTTGCTGCATTATTTCGATAAGGCCGACCATGCATTTATTTCCGCTTATCGTAAACACAACCACGACGGCTCTTTCGATATCAGCCTGGAATATGTGAGCAGTCCTTCCATTGAAGGACAGGTGCTGATCCTTTCCGATCCGATGCTGGCTACGGGTTCTTCCCTGGTAAAAACCATCGAGCACCTGGAGGAAATCGGCAAACCCAGTCACATTCACCTGGTAGTGGCCATTGCCTGCACCGTGGGTATCGAATATGTGCTGCGCAATACCAAAGCCAATATTACCATCTGGGCTGGAGATATTGATGATGAACTGACCGCCAAAGGCTATATTGTACCGGGTCTGGGCGATGCCGGAGATCTGGCTTTTGGAAATAAATTACAACAATAA
- a CDS encoding murein hydrolase activator EnvC family protein, with translation MKKIIPLVCIIWLLPAILVAQNTSQQQPTREELERRKKELQREIEEANQQLKDTKKSTKESLGQLRALRDKITLRTRLINNINDEINFINGDINTANRDVKTLQKDLDTLKAQYAQLVVYAYKNRSSYDMLNFVFSAQSFNDAVKRFQYLKQYREYRRRQADNILSTQDQLNQKIQSLQNQRLKRADALKTEQDERATLEQDKKEKDEVLSKLKGREKELVADINQRNKDAQKVQAAIRAVIRREIEEARRKAMEEEAARRKAAEEKRKREEEARKAALAAAEKAKADAAAAAAANNANNNPAANNPPARPAPTPEPPKPAPEPPKPAPARSENVLEATPEALALSESFEANRGKLPWPVDAGNIIEHFGIHQHAVMEHITVPSDGIVIATTKGGAVKSIFDGEVKSVVVMPGSGYVIIIRHGQYFTTYVRLQTTRVKKGDMVKTGQVIGTASVNDIENTGEVELQIWKGVTKQNPEQWIRRR, from the coding sequence GAGATCGAAGAAGCCAATCAACAGCTGAAGGATACCAAAAAATCTACCAAGGAAAGCCTGGGCCAGCTGCGCGCACTGCGCGACAAAATCACCCTGCGTACCCGGCTGATCAATAATATCAACGACGAGATCAATTTCATCAACGGGGACATCAATACCGCCAACCGCGATGTAAAAACCCTGCAGAAAGACCTCGACACCCTGAAAGCGCAGTACGCCCAGCTGGTCGTATATGCCTACAAAAACCGCTCTTCCTACGACATGCTGAACTTTGTGTTTTCCGCCCAGAGCTTCAACGATGCCGTAAAACGTTTTCAATATCTCAAGCAATACCGCGAATACCGCCGCCGTCAGGCCGATAATATCCTGTCTACCCAGGACCAGCTGAACCAGAAAATCCAGAGCCTCCAGAACCAGCGCCTGAAACGCGCCGACGCGCTGAAGACAGAGCAGGACGAGCGCGCTACCCTGGAACAGGATAAGAAAGAGAAGGACGAAGTGCTCTCAAAGCTGAAAGGGCGTGAGAAAGAGCTGGTAGCGGATATCAATCAGCGTAATAAAGATGCCCAGAAAGTACAGGCTGCCATCCGTGCGGTAATCCGCCGTGAGATCGAAGAAGCGCGCCGTAAGGCCATGGAAGAGGAAGCTGCCCGCCGTAAAGCTGCCGAAGAAAAACGTAAAAGAGAAGAAGAAGCCCGCAAAGCCGCACTGGCTGCCGCAGAGAAAGCGAAGGCCGATGCCGCCGCCGCTGCTGCTGCCAATAACGCCAATAACAATCCTGCCGCCAATAACCCGCCGGCCAGGCCAGCGCCAACACCGGAACCGCCCAAACCTGCGCCGGAACCTCCGAAACCGGCTCCTGCCCGTAGTGAAAACGTGCTGGAAGCTACCCCTGAAGCGCTGGCGCTGTCCGAAAGCTTTGAGGCCAACCGTGGTAAACTGCCCTGGCCCGTGGATGCCGGCAATATCATTGAACACTTCGGGATACACCAACACGCCGTGATGGAACATATCACCGTACCTTCCGACGGTATCGTGATCGCCACCACCAAAGGAGGCGCCGTGAAATCCATCTTCGACGGGGAAGTGAAATCAGTAGTAGTGATGCCCGGCTCCGGCTATGTAATTATTATCCGTCACGGACAATACTTTACAACCTATGTTCGTTTGCAGACTACCCGTGTGAAGAAAGGAGACATGGTGAAAACCGGCCAGGTGATCGGTACCGCCAGTGTGAACGATATCGAAAACACCGGTGAAGTGGAACTGCAGATCTGGAAAGGGGTTACCAAACAGAATCCCGAACAGTGGATCAGACGCAGATAA
- a CDS encoding murein hydrolase activator EnvC family protein, producing the protein MKKLIPILIACWLLPGVLYAQRGNKTSRAALESRKKELQKEIQEATRALQNTRRSTKQNLGLQRELQQKIDSRNAQIKNINIEINQLDGAISSTNDNVQTLEKEVDSLRARYAQLVVYAYKTKREYDVLNFLFSATSFNDALRRYQYLRQYRENRRRQAESLLSTKVLLAQKLENLEQERTRKAGVLYSEQKQRGALIADKKETDQTIVQLQQQEKELQQNIQKSRAEARQVDRAIQDAIRREIEAARKRELAAAAARKRAAAAKAAKRRAEQEAARKRAIAAAKKAGRKPPPPPKPVADSEEEEAAPAAKEDVLAATPEALSLSRDFEANRGRLPWPVDAGRITGRFGTSTVGKVEVEHNGIVIATAKGAAVKAIFDGEVIMVFSVPGAGYMVTLRHGRYFTNYVRLVDVNVRKGMSVKRGHVLGAAAASALAGNGEIELQIYRNMVQQNPERWIRSR; encoded by the coding sequence TTGAAAAAACTAATCCCAATTTTAATAGCTTGCTGGCTGTTACCGGGCGTGCTGTATGCACAGCGCGGTAACAAAACATCGCGTGCGGCGCTGGAAAGCCGTAAAAAGGAACTACAGAAAGAAATACAGGAGGCCACCCGCGCCTTGCAAAATACCCGCAGGTCCACCAAACAAAACCTCGGACTGCAGCGGGAGCTGCAGCAGAAAATAGACAGCCGTAACGCACAGATCAAAAACATCAACATAGAAATCAACCAGCTGGACGGCGCCATCAGCAGTACTAACGATAACGTACAAACGCTGGAAAAAGAAGTGGACTCGCTGCGCGCCCGTTATGCCCAACTGGTAGTATATGCCTATAAAACCAAACGGGAGTACGATGTGCTCAACTTCCTCTTTTCCGCCACCAGCTTTAACGACGCCCTGCGCCGGTACCAGTACCTGCGGCAGTATAGGGAGAACCGCCGCCGGCAGGCAGAAAGCCTGTTATCTACCAAAGTACTGCTGGCGCAGAAGCTGGAAAACCTCGAACAGGAACGTACCCGGAAAGCCGGCGTCCTGTACTCCGAACAAAAACAAAGAGGAGCACTGATCGCGGATAAAAAAGAAACCGATCAGACCATCGTGCAACTGCAGCAACAGGAGAAAGAATTACAGCAGAATATCCAGAAAAGCCGCGCAGAAGCCAGGCAGGTAGACCGTGCCATCCAGGATGCTATTCGCCGGGAAATAGAAGCTGCCCGCAAAAGGGAGCTGGCTGCTGCTGCCGCCCGTAAACGCGCCGCTGCGGCCAAAGCAGCAAAACGCAGGGCAGAGCAGGAAGCGGCACGCAAACGTGCTATCGCCGCCGCTAAAAAGGCCGGCCGTAAACCGCCGCCGCCCCCCAAACCGGTGGCCGACAGCGAAGAAGAAGAGGCTGCACCGGCGGCGAAAGAAGACGTGCTGGCCGCCACGCCGGAAGCGTTATCGTTGTCCCGCGACTTTGAAGCCAACCGGGGAAGGCTCCCATGGCCCGTTGACGCCGGAAGGATCACCGGCCGCTTTGGTACCAGTACCGTCGGAAAAGTAGAAGTGGAACACAATGGCATCGTGATCGCTACGGCAAAAGGCGCTGCGGTGAAAGCGATCTTCGATGGAGAAGTGATAATGGTATTCAGTGTTCCGGGCGCAGGGTATATGGTTACCCTACGCCATGGAAGATATTTTACCAACTATGTCAGGCTGGTAGATGTAAATGTCAGAAAAGGCATGTCCGTGAAACGCGGCCATGTGCTGGGCGCTGCCGCCGCCAGCGCACTGGCGGGTAACGGAGAGATAGAATTACAGATCTATCGCAACATGGTACAGCAGAACCCCGAACGATGGATACGCAGCCGTTAG
- a CDS encoding vWA domain-containing protein, producing the protein MQKYLSLLLLSCLLVMQATAQMRTITGRVQDKKTHAAISGAIVSLKKGGKAITHSDQKGRFTLNVPNGPLTLEAIATDYETTTVQITAGLSSIVINMQSVLHPVNAKDDRLLEEVITTGYVHKAPEPLSEPSSTPVASPMTYALQGKVAGVAVNYGNTKRRAPANHFNTEDYSAITENIFHTATDQPLSTFSIDVDRASYSNVRRFLNQGVQPPQDAVRIEEMINYFDYNYKSPTGKDPVAIYTDMAVCPWNTSHQLVRIAIKGKDVDARELPPSNLVFLLDVSGSMDEENKLPLVKRAFAALVQQLRPEDRVAVVVYAGAAGVVLPSTSGNEKKKILEAMESLQAGGSTAGGEGIQLAYKIAAEHRSANSNNRIILATDGDFNVGASSDGELQRLIEKERQQGIFLSVLGFGMGNYKDNKLELLADKGNGNYAYIDNFEEARRTFVTEFGGTLFTVAKDVKLQVEFNPAFVQSYRLVGYENRLLNNEDFNNDKKDAGDMGVGHTVTALYEIISATDKAGKGVNWVDPLKYQQNTVVGHLPEVLTVKLRYKQPQENTSKLMEQVLPYNRQQITEAPEDFRMATAAAAFGQLLRNSAFKGTITYNDVLQLASSAKGQDKEGYRAEFIQLVKKAQLVSKDQE; encoded by the coding sequence ATGCAAAAATACCTCTCCCTGCTGTTGTTGAGTTGTCTGCTGGTGATGCAGGCGACCGCGCAGATGCGCACCATTACAGGTCGTGTCCAGGACAAAAAGACCCATGCCGCTATCAGCGGTGCTATCGTCAGCCTCAAAAAAGGTGGTAAAGCCATCACCCACAGCGATCAGAAAGGCCGGTTTACCCTGAACGTCCCCAACGGCCCGTTAACCCTTGAAGCCATAGCCACGGATTATGAAACCACCACTGTACAAATTACTGCCGGCCTCTCATCCATTGTCATCAACATGCAATCCGTCCTACATCCTGTTAACGCCAAAGATGACAGGTTGCTGGAAGAAGTGATCACTACCGGTTATGTGCATAAGGCCCCGGAGCCGTTGTCAGAACCGTCTTCCACGCCGGTAGCGTCACCGATGACATACGCGCTGCAGGGTAAAGTAGCCGGCGTAGCTGTTAACTACGGCAATACAAAGCGCCGTGCGCCGGCAAACCATTTTAATACGGAAGACTACAGCGCCATCACGGAAAACATCTTTCATACCGCTACCGACCAGCCGTTGAGCACTTTCAGCATTGATGTGGACAGGGCTTCCTACAGCAATGTGCGCCGTTTCCTGAACCAGGGCGTTCAGCCTCCGCAGGACGCAGTACGTATAGAGGAGATGATCAATTATTTCGACTATAACTATAAATCACCCACCGGAAAAGATCCTGTAGCCATTTATACCGATATGGCCGTATGCCCGTGGAATACCAGTCACCAGCTGGTCCGCATTGCCATCAAAGGCAAAGACGTGGATGCCCGTGAGCTGCCGCCTTCCAACCTGGTGTTCCTGCTCGATGTGTCCGGCTCTATGGACGAAGAGAACAAACTGCCCCTGGTAAAACGCGCTTTCGCGGCGCTCGTACAGCAATTGCGCCCGGAAGACCGGGTAGCCGTGGTGGTGTATGCCGGTGCTGCCGGCGTGGTATTGCCTTCTACCAGCGGCAATGAGAAAAAGAAAATCCTGGAGGCCATGGAATCCCTGCAGGCAGGTGGTTCCACTGCCGGGGGCGAGGGCATACAGCTGGCCTACAAGATAGCGGCCGAGCACCGCAGCGCCAACAGCAACAACCGTATCATCCTGGCCACCGACGGAGATTTTAATGTCGGCGCTTCCTCTGACGGGGAGCTGCAACGGCTCATCGAAAAAGAAAGGCAGCAGGGTATCTTCCTGTCGGTGCTGGGCTTCGGCATGGGCAACTACAAAGACAACAAGCTGGAACTGCTGGCCGACAAAGGCAATGGCAACTACGCCTACATCGATAATTTCGAAGAGGCCCGCCGTACCTTTGTGACCGAATTCGGCGGTACGTTGTTCACCGTCGCTAAGGATGTGAAGCTGCAGGTGGAATTCAACCCCGCTTTCGTGCAGTCGTACCGGTTAGTCGGCTATGAAAACCGGTTACTGAATAATGAAGATTTCAACAACGACAAAAAAGACGCCGGTGATATGGGCGTGGGGCATACCGTGACCGCCCTGTATGAAATCATTTCCGCCACTGACAAGGCCGGCAAGGGCGTTAACTGGGTAGATCCGCTGAAATACCAGCAGAACACCGTTGTGGGCCATCTTCCGGAAGTGCTGACCGTAAAGTTGCGCTATAAGCAACCTCAGGAAAACACGAGCAAGCTGATGGAACAGGTGTTGCCCTACAACCGGCAGCAGATCACCGAGGCCCCTGAAGACTTCCGGATGGCCACCGCCGCGGCGGCTTTCGGGCAGCTGTTGCGTAATTCTGCCTTTAAAGGCACTATCACCTACAACGATGTGCTGCAACTGGCATCTTCCGCCAAAGGGCAGGATAAAGAAGGGTACCGGGCGGAGTTTATTCAGCTGGTGAAAAAAGCGCAGCTGGTCAGCAAGGATCAGGAATAG
- a CDS encoding PorP/SprF family type IX secretion system membrane protein, translating to MKRALLLFLTIFFYLNPLRAQDPHFSQFFASPLTLNPAFTGLFSGDYRISGNYRSQWRSISTPFVTGTAAIDFGILKNVISYTDIWGVGLMAMYDRSGGGALTSTYLSASTAYHKGLDPEGNHTIAIGLQGTLVQKRIDNTKLQFENQMDNNGYNPLIPSNETLVNPKISYFDPNIGILYNGLIGESSNIYLGASYYHITQPVESFMDQTQNRLSYRWTVHGGGSVPVNGKDRFHTSILYMKQSTASEFTFGGAYGFTLSEIDENNPTVLFLGSWYRMKDAIIPYVGMQIKGFQVGMTYDTNVSSLRPASNARGGLEISLIYIHTRNENNKYKTLCPRF from the coding sequence ATGAAAAGAGCTTTATTACTATTCTTGACCATATTCTTCTATTTAAATCCACTGCGGGCACAAGACCCGCACTTTTCGCAGTTTTTTGCGTCTCCGCTCACCCTTAACCCGGCTTTTACAGGTTTATTTTCAGGCGATTACCGTATTTCGGGCAACTACCGTTCGCAATGGCGCAGCATCTCTACGCCCTTTGTGACCGGCACCGCTGCCATTGATTTCGGTATCCTGAAAAACGTCATCTCCTACACGGACATCTGGGGAGTGGGCCTGATGGCCATGTACGACAGAAGCGGTGGCGGCGCCCTTACTTCTACCTACCTGTCGGCCAGCACCGCCTATCATAAAGGGCTGGACCCGGAAGGCAACCATACCATCGCCATTGGTTTACAGGGAACGCTGGTACAGAAGAGGATAGACAACACCAAACTGCAGTTCGAAAACCAGATGGACAACAACGGGTATAACCCGCTGATTCCCAGCAACGAAACACTGGTCAACCCGAAAATATCCTACTTCGATCCCAATATCGGCATCCTGTACAACGGGCTGATCGGAGAATCGTCCAACATCTACCTGGGCGCTTCCTATTATCATATTACCCAACCGGTAGAATCTTTCATGGACCAGACCCAGAACCGCCTCAGCTACCGCTGGACCGTTCACGGCGGCGGCTCTGTACCGGTCAACGGGAAAGACCGTTTTCACACCAGTATCCTGTACATGAAGCAAAGCACCGCCTCTGAATTTACCTTCGGCGGCGCCTATGGTTTTACACTCAGCGAAATAGACGAGAACAACCCAACCGTACTGTTCCTCGGCAGCTGGTACCGCATGAAAGACGCTATCATACCTTATGTAGGCATGCAGATCAAAGGCTTCCAGGTAGGTATGACCTACGATACCAACGTATCCAGCCTGCGTCCTGCCTCCAATGCCCGCGGCGGCCTGGAGATCTCCCTGATCTACATCCATACCCGGAACGAGAACAACAAGTATAAAACCTTGTGTCCCCGTTTCTGA
- the bshA gene encoding N-acetyl-alpha-D-glucosaminyl L-malate synthase BshA, giving the protein MRIGIVCYPTYGGSGVLATELGKALADKGHMVHFITYQQPVRLNAFHANIYYHEVQVPTYPLFDFPPYESALSSTMVDVILNQKLDLLHVHYAIPHASTAYMAKQIVSKQGRVVPFITTLHGTDITLVGKDKTYAPVVTFSINESDAITAVSENLRDETYKYFQIEKDISVIYNFVDTQRFSRREMPHFRNAIAPNGEKILLHVSNFRKVKRVPDVVKVFAKVRQEVPSKLLLVGDGPDRPTIECLCRELGICEDVRFVGKQEQLEDVMSISDLFLLPSDYESFGLAALEAMAAQVPVISSNAGGLPEINIPGQTGYMSDVGDVDGMAAHAIKLLQDDALLAKLRKGALAQAQRFHIDNIIPKYEALYEQVLQQQAQLL; this is encoded by the coding sequence ATGCGCATAGGAATAGTATGTTATCCGACATACGGAGGTAGTGGCGTGCTGGCCACCGAGCTGGGCAAGGCCCTGGCAGACAAAGGCCATATGGTACACTTCATTACCTACCAACAGCCCGTGAGGCTCAATGCTTTTCACGCCAACATATACTACCATGAGGTACAGGTACCGACCTATCCTCTTTTCGATTTTCCGCCTTATGAGTCTGCCCTCAGCAGCACCATGGTGGACGTTATCCTGAACCAGAAGCTGGACCTGCTCCACGTACACTATGCCATCCCTCACGCTTCTACTGCGTACATGGCTAAACAGATCGTTAGCAAGCAGGGCCGGGTAGTGCCCTTTATCACCACCCTGCACGGTACAGACATCACCCTCGTAGGCAAAGACAAGACTTACGCCCCGGTGGTAACTTTCTCCATCAATGAATCAGACGCTATTACAGCCGTATCTGAAAATCTGCGGGACGAAACCTATAAGTATTTCCAGATAGAGAAAGATATCTCCGTGATCTACAACTTCGTAGATACCCAGCGGTTCAGCCGCCGCGAGATGCCTCATTTCCGCAATGCCATTGCGCCTAACGGCGAGAAAATATTGCTGCACGTATCCAACTTCCGTAAAGTGAAAAGGGTGCCCGATGTGGTAAAGGTATTTGCAAAAGTAAGACAGGAAGTGCCTTCCAAGCTGCTGCTGGTGGGCGACGGTCCTGACAGGCCTACTATCGAATGCCTGTGCCGCGAGCTGGGTATCTGTGAAGATGTGCGGTTTGTGGGTAAGCAGGAACAACTGGAAGACGTGATGTCTATCAGCGATCTTTTCCTCCTTCCTTCCGACTATGAGAGCTTTGGCCTGGCTGCCCTGGAAGCCATGGCAGCGCAGGTCCCGGTCATTTCTTCGAATGCCGGCGGTTTACCGGAGATCAATATTCCCGGTCAAACCGGCTATATGAGCGATGTGGGAGATGTGGACGGTATGGCCGCCCATGCCATTAAGCTACTGCAGGACGACGCCTTGCTGGCTAAACTGCGGAAAGGCGCACTGGCGCAGGCGCAACGTTTCCATATTGACAATATCATTCCGAAATACGAAGCATTGTACGAGCAGGTACTGCAACAGCAGGCGCAGTTACTCTAA
- a CDS encoding SAM-dependent methyltransferase: MSATGKVYLIPTVLSADALFSIPAYITTIAQQLRVFYVENERTARRYLKALDRNINIDELQLLPMHENQPPDIALAKKHLLAGTDIGVLSEAGCPAIADPGHLVVQAAHSIDARVVPMVGPNSMLLALMASGMNGQNFQFTGYLPIKAPERGKALRQLEDESERKKQTQLFIETPYRNNQLLKDILDHCKDHTRLCVAVDITGPEEYIKTKTIKEWRKALPDLHKRPAIFLLHA; this comes from the coding sequence ATGAGTGCTACAGGCAAAGTGTACCTGATCCCCACTGTGTTGAGCGCTGACGCCCTGTTCAGCATTCCTGCCTATATAACTACGATCGCACAGCAGTTGCGCGTGTTCTATGTAGAAAATGAGCGGACTGCCCGTCGCTACCTGAAAGCGCTGGACAGAAACATCAATATCGATGAACTGCAGTTGCTGCCGATGCATGAAAACCAGCCACCAGACATAGCCCTGGCGAAGAAACATCTACTGGCAGGTACCGATATCGGCGTATTAAGCGAGGCGGGATGCCCTGCTATCGCAGACCCGGGCCACCTCGTTGTGCAGGCTGCCCACAGCATCGATGCCCGCGTGGTCCCCATGGTAGGCCCCAACTCTATGCTGCTGGCCCTGATGGCTTCCGGCATGAACGGCCAGAACTTCCAGTTTACCGGCTACCTGCCCATCAAAGCCCCGGAGAGAGGCAAAGCGCTGCGCCAGCTGGAAGACGAATCCGAACGAAAAAAACAAACACAGTTGTTCATAGAAACACCTTACCGTAACAATCAACTGCTGAAAGACATACTGGACCACTGTAAAGATCATACCCGGCTGTGCGTGGCCGTTGATATCACCGGACCGGAAGAATACATCAAAACAAAAACTATCAAAGAATGGCGCAAAGCATTGCCGGACCTGCATAAGCGGCCGGCGATATTTTTACTCCACGCCTAA
- a CDS encoding EI24 domain-containing protein: MQHKLWKWILIPGIIYCLLFFTGFYFVWGYSGDFVEYLTRLLHITEWVQDLESSWLSFLFILVAFSVRIVFVFWYFSYFKYLFLIVASPVFSYLSEKTEAILEYREFPFSWAQLGQDIWRGIRMSFRNIIYQTGAILILLVVSFIPVVGWITPMIGFFIEAYFYGFSMMDYSCERHRLSMAQSIQFIRQHRGMALGNGMVFYIFMLVPVVGWMLAPSYAVIAATIDLQHKKLI; the protein is encoded by the coding sequence ATGCAACATAAGTTGTGGAAGTGGATCCTGATACCCGGCATCATTTACTGTTTACTGTTTTTCACCGGCTTTTATTTTGTCTGGGGCTATTCAGGTGATTTTGTGGAATACCTGACCAGACTGCTGCATATCACCGAATGGGTACAGGACCTGGAGAGCAGCTGGCTGAGCTTCCTGTTTATCCTGGTGGCCTTCTCTGTCCGCATCGTTTTTGTGTTCTGGTACTTTTCCTATTTCAAATACCTTTTTCTCATTGTAGCCTCCCCCGTTTTCTCCTACCTGTCGGAGAAAACAGAAGCTATTCTCGAGTACCGTGAGTTTCCCTTCAGCTGGGCACAGCTGGGGCAGGACATCTGGCGCGGCATCCGGATGTCTTTCCGCAACATCATATACCAGACGGGCGCCATCCTGATATTACTGGTGGTATCCTTTATCCCCGTGGTAGGATGGATCACACCCATGATCGGCTTTTTTATCGAAGCTTATTTCTATGGCTTTTCCATGATGGACTACAGCTGCGAACGCCACCGCCTTTCTATGGCACAGAGCATACAGTTTATCCGCCAGCACCGCGGAATGGCGCTGGGCAACGGCATGGTGTTTTACATCTTCATGCTGGTACCGGTAGTAGGCTGGATGCTGGCTCCCTCCTACGCCGTGATCGCCGCCACCATCGATTTACAACATAAAAAACTGATATAA